CCAGCTGGCGCTCAACCAACCCGACCAGTTTTTCGTCACGGTCACAGTATTGAGCCATTCCACTCCCTGGATATAACCATTCCCAGAGTTTTTCTTGGTCACCTCATTTAGCCCATCAATCACCCGCCCGGTGGGAGCGCGGACGATCATGCTATCAATATCGGTGTAGTAATAGGTGAGCGCTGTCGAAAAATAATCGAAACGGGATTTTATGCCAGCCTCATAGGACAGAAAATGCTCCGGCTCGAGGTCGGACACCGGCGTTTCGATCTCGTTACTCCGCGCCGTATCCAGCCGCGTCAAATCGGACAAATTCGGAGCACGAAAGCCCTGCGACAGTCCGGCAAACACCGTATGCCGCCTATCCTGCGTCAGGGGATGCAAGAGGCGAAGTGATCCGGCAACAGTATCCCAGTCTCCCTCCACAGACATGACCTTATTGTTTTCAGGGTTCAATACCCGGTTGGCATCAACCTGTGCGGCCGTATATCTGGCCCCGGGGATCACATCCAATTGATCATTGAAAAAGCTGATCGTATCCTGCACATAAAAACCGACTGAATCATAACGGGCATCATCAGCGACAGGCCCCTGAATCGCCACTTTGCTCAAGGTGCCATTGGCTTTATATTTGTTCAGGTAAGAATCCACGCTGTCATGATAATACTCGGCCCCGTAAACCCAGTTTCCCAGAACGGTATCAGATTCCAATTGAAGCGAAGAACCCCATGTGGTGACGTCGAATCCCTGTTTCTCGCCGGTGCGGTCCTTCTTGACCCGTGATTCATCCTCCTGCTGATCCTGTCGCGATAGGGTTAACTTCATGCGATCGATAAACGTGTTTAAATTTTTCCCGGCATAGGTCACATAATCAAGATTCCGATGCTGGTCCAGAAACCGACTTTTCTCATCCCCTGCTTTCAAGCCTTCCCACGTCAACCCGTAGATGGTTTTATGGGTGCGCCAGACGTCATCCTGACTGACCGACTGATGCCCGACCGTTAACTGGTTATCCGGGTTGAGATTGACATCCACACGCCCGTCATAATCCAATTCATCATAACCGGTATGCTTCTGACGATCGACCTCATCGCCACCACGCAGGTCTCCATAGTTTTTAACCGAAACTCCACCGACAAATCCAACCTGCTCATTCAGCCGCGCCCCTAACTGCATCCTACTTGTGGTGGATCGTTCCGCACTGGCCCCACGGTAATAAAGCACCGGTGCCCAAACCGGTTGCCCCTGATAGTCCGACGGTGGCGCCACTGTCGTTGCATTAACCGCCCCCCCAATGGCATCACTGCCATACAGAACCGAGGAAGGCCCCATGACGATATCGTAATCGCTCACCGACAGGGAATCCACCGTACTCCAATACTGGTTTGGCCCATCACGAAACACGGAGTTGTTCAGGCGAACGCCATCAATGAGTAAAAGATTACGGAACCCCGTAAAGCCGCGGAAATAGGGCGAGCCCTGTCCATTCGCTGTTTTTTGGCCCATCACGGAGGGAAGCCCTTGAAATACTTCCGGGGTACTTCGAGCCGCCTTCCGGAGTTGGGTATCCTTCGCCTCCAACTTGTACGCCGTGTAAGGGACCGATAGTTCATCGCGCGGGATGCGCAGTGCCGTCACCACAAGGTTAGTGGCTGTCCCGCCCGGCTGACTTACACCCGCCATGGCCTCCACCATCATCGCTCCAAATATCGCCAACCTGATGCCTAAATACAATTTTCCCGCTACGACTGTTTTCATATAAGCTCCCTGATCATGGTTACGAGAGATAAACGTTTGGCGCCACAAAAAGGTTCACTAAAAAAAACACAGCCATCCGCAGTCGAGTGCCTGCCCACCTTCACATTAAATCCTTAAGGCATTTAACCCGGACATTTGTCACTATTTAGATCATTAAAGAAC
The DNA window shown above is from bacterium and carries:
- a CDS encoding TonB-dependent receptor, with protein sequence MKTVVAGKLYLGIRLAIFGAMMVEAMAGVSQPGGTATNLVVTALRIPRDELSVPYTAYKLEAKDTQLRKAARSTPEVFQGLPSVMGQKTANGQGSPYFRGFTGFRNLLLIDGVRLNNSVFRDGPNQYWSTVDSLSVSDYDIVMGPSSVLYGSDAIGGAVNATTVAPPSDYQGQPVWAPVLYYRGASAERSTTSRMQLGARLNEQVGFVGGVSVKNYGDLRGGDEVDRQKHTGYDELDYDGRVDVNLNPDNQLTVGHQSVSQDDVWRTHKTIYGLTWEGLKAGDEKSRFLDQHRNLDYVTYAGKNLNTFIDRMKLTLSRQDQQEDESRVKKDRTGEKQGFDVTTWGSSLQLESDTVLGNWVYGAEYYHDSVDSYLNKYKANGTLSKVAIQGPVADDARYDSVGFYVQDTISFFNDQLDVIPGARYTAAQVDANRVLNPENNKVMSVEGDWDTVAGSLRLLHPLTQDRRHTVFAGLSQGFRAPNLSDLTRLDTARSNEIETPVSDLEPEHFLSYEAGIKSRFDYFSTALTYYYTDIDSMIVRAPTGRVIDGLNEVTKKNSGNGYIQGVEWLNTVTVTKNWSGWLSASWMEGEVDSYPTSSPQKQRDYITRLMPPTVQAGVRAQTDNAKYWAEGVCDAAEKADKLSADDLRDTQRIPPGGTPGYAVFGVRVGSQVTSSLALSLAVENVLDEDYRIHGSGCNEPGRNVVLTGRYTF